TTTCCTCAGCGGGCGCGGCGGCGGCCGGGGCCGATCAGCAGGGCCAGCAATAGCCCCAGTACGCTGGTGCCAAAGCTCATCAACTGTGGCATCAGGAACCCCAGGGTTTCCCCCGGGCGGTTGCAGCTGTAGCCATATCCATCGCCTTGCTCATGGGCCCAGACGCCCGGTGTGGCGCTCACGTCCACAGGCGCCGAAGGTGCGGGTTCCTCATTGGAGATCCCCAGGTTCGAATGGCTCGCGCTGCGCCTTTCCAGCTGTTCGATGGCCTGCAACTGGGCGTCGTTGCAGCGGTTCTGCGCCCAATTGCCGACCACCACCAGGACGGACAGCAGAAGCAGCAGCGGCACCGGGTAATAACGCCGGGTCCGCAGCAGGGGCGCCACCATCAGCCCGGCCAGGAAACCCGCCAGCAGCAGATTGACCCAGAACCACGGGCCGCCTTCCCAGCTCGGCGGTATCAACTGCACCAGCAGCGGGGGCAGCACAACGCGGGCGAACAGCAGGCACAGGGCGGCTGCGAGCAGGGTGATCAGCAGGGTCTTGATCCAGGATTTCATGGGCAATGCATAACCTTTAAGAAGGAGCGGTAAACGGGGGCTATCAGTGCTGCGCCAGCTATTGGGGCATCGGCGGCGGGGTAAAGCGCCGGGCGTATTCGAGCATCTCCCGGGGGAAGACCATGTGCTTGACCGCGCTGTCGTCCAGGCCGTAGAGGTAGGCCACTGCCGCAGCTTCAAAGGCCCAGTAGCCGAAGTAGGATTCACCGTCCAGGTGGGAGTCGTGCCATGGGGCCTGCTCGAACGCTTCATACCACTGGTTGCAGTACTCCACCAGCAGCTCCCGGGCCTCGTCCGCTTGATCGGCGTAGATGGCCCTGATCAGCGGCGTGTAGACCGGGTGGTACCACTCATCAATGTCTGCGCGGCCCGGCAGGCAGGGCTTGAGCAAGTCCTCGATCAGGGTGTCCTCGGCGTGGTAGCCGGCGCGGTCCTGCAGCGCCGCCATGCGCGGCAGCAGGTCGCGGCGTTGCAGCAGGAT
The DNA window shown above is from Pseudomonas protegens CHA0 and carries:
- a CDS encoding PoNe immunity protein domain-containing protein — protein: MQRRQVFLDPKQYPILLEFLAGTEAHWQTHSMEEDYPGQEASLKAWEVKRARLDHLILGYTGGKAMPELAQELDALIASYEEHQRTLALCNEVPDIAPLNIEDYLDQYEEYVQVISLCILLQRRDLLPRMAALQDRAGYHAEDTLIEDLLKPCLPGRADIDEWYHPVYTPLIRAIYADQADEARELLVEYCNQWYEAFEQAPWHDSHLDGESYFGYWAFEAAAVAYLYGLDDSAVKHMVFPREMLEYARRFTPPPMPQ